Part of the Ctenopharyngodon idella isolate HZGC_01 chromosome 8, HZGC01, whole genome shotgun sequence genome, tatatatatatatacacacacacacacacacacagtatatattatgtaaacacacttttattttggtttcgattaatcatttgacagcactaatatatatatatatatatataatatatatatattctgcattaaaatgtcaaaatattgaCTGTCACATGTTGGTCAAgctgaaatgttttgttgatttttgctttgtgaatcatgatgtttttgtttttttttctttcctttacaTAGTTTTAAAATCATCATTACTGTTATTGTAGTAACAcaactgaaaaaatgtatttactgacaaaaaaacactgaagtCATCAAAAGTCTGAAGGTGGCTTTGAGGTCAGCCTAGAGTGATTAATGCAACATTAGGCCGTAGTGACTCACGAAAGTACACGTATGAGTGTACAAAACTGCTCGATAATGATAATTTCACCTTCATTGCTGGTGCACTTGTGTGTTTTGTTAACTTTATTGTACATAGTGCAATGATATGTATTTTAGTTGCTTTTATTTGAATTCTCAGTACCAGATACtttaaaagaagtctttatGACATCATAAGGGACTCAtaagcctaaaaaaaataaacatttgaatctTTCATGGATTCAGCTAAGTAAATAGCGAGTGTTTTTCCCTCgtcgtttttttttgtgtgtgtgtgtgtgtgggggggaaaaaaggttTTCCCATAGACTTCAAATACTTGGCATTAATTTGCGGTTTTGTGGAATACTAGACAACGGGCAGTGGATGATCACACCCAAAGGGATGTGCATGGATAACTGTTTgatgtttatttgaaatgaaagaTGGTTTGTGTTTGGTGAAATTACGCCCAGCCCTCTCGCTCTGTctatgactttaaaaaaaaaaaaaaaaaagagcacaaGAGAGCATAGAAATCAAGTCTCTATTTTTCTCAACTCTCAAATTTTATATGAAGACAAAGTAATTGCTAGAAATTAGACCTTGTAGTGGGTAATGTGCCCATTAAATCTGTCCCCTTAATCAAAACAGAAAAAGTTCTGGTGGTTAGTGGCTGCTATTGAAGtgaagatttttgttttttcctcgTGTTTGAACTCATGCCTTGTGTGGAGTGACTGTAAGTGTGTAGTTAATGAAGGTGGAGGATATATTCTTCATAGAAAAATCCATTGACCTGTTTTTGCACAGTATTTTTAGGTTTCGTTTTTGTCTTCTCTGTTTATTTCCGGTCTCTCCACACAATGTGGAGCTCCATTGCCTTAGACCAGACAAGCAGGAGGCTTTTGGCTGGACATCCTTGGCTGATGGGGGCTCTATACCAGCATCGGGAGGACggagtgatgatgatgatgatgatgatgatgatgagtgAGCATTTGGACGTAATATACTGCGTTCACAGACACTTTTTGCTCCTGAGAGACGTCATCAATGCAATGTCATACATGAAACTGATTCTCCATGATGTGCTGGGAGCACATGGACATTATCTGTGATCTGTTTGTATGTGACATGTGTGTGTAAGGCTGTGAGAGTCTCCCGTTTGtctgtgaatatatatatatatatatatatatataaacatgtatatataaaattatgcaTCTTCTATGTACTACAGGCAAATAATAAATAGAATTTATGCTATGAAATTGTCTGCTAGTGTTTATTCTGTTTGAGTAAGTAAGCTAATAACACACAAGCAATTGTGCTTGTTACATATTTTATTGAATACACTGAGCAATAATTGTCTATAAATGTGACTCAAATTAGCCACATTTTACGAGTAAGCAGAAATCCAGATATTTCCAAGGGCTCACAAACGTATTCTTTCCGCTGTATATTCATGATTATTAGAAAGTTACTATAAAACTCATTGTTCTTTGTAAAATTACGTCAGTACGTAATACGTTTCGTGGCCTACTGAAATTCTGCTCATAAAGACTGattcggtttttttttttgttttttttgtttattctgCAGCAGCATTCGTGCGTCACTAGAGGGCGCTTATTACTGTTATGTCGAAGCACACGAACTGCTGAGTCACTTTTGTTGTAGGCCTATGCTATACCCAGCCATTTTCACTTAGATTTAAAAACTcgatttttatatttatttgggTTGACCGTTACTAGAAAATACGTTAAATaattagttattgttatagtcgCGCTGTTCAGAGCTTGTTTTCTTATGAGAGCTTATTTTCTAATGTTCTGTTGTGTAATTATAGGTTAGTAGGCCTACAATACCATTAACCAGTTAGTGATGGATGTCTTTGTAAAGTGAATTTGGTATGAGAggatttttttaagtaataatacacatttgcgaagaaaaacaaaatgttcattgCACCATACAAGGGCATACAGGAAAAATTGGCCatagttgtcacacttttttttactcCAGCAAATATATTTCTAAGTGAAGGTTTATTTTCAGTTTCTGTATTGGCACATACCTTAAAGTCTTGGCTGCAAAAAACTACTATGTCCATCCTTATTGCCAAGGAAACAAGACACTTCATTAAACATGTTATCTCACACTACTGGATGCTGGGTAAATTGTCACAATGTGATCCTGCTTTGCATTGACAATGATTTGAGGAGAATATCttgtattgaaatattaaatattacatttaaatctaaatattaaatagtaaatgtatttttttttttaatttaaatatacctGGAAATATacaaaaagcatttttattacTAACACAATTTACTCCATTTAACATAAATGTGGCAACCTGGCCTGACCTGACTTGAAAGTCCCAGTGACAATCCCTCttctttgtatatttacatacataGCTATGTAAATATGCACATACCCAGAAATATAGTTTGCATAGAGGCTCTGCAACCTGCAAGTGACACAAAAACTCATTAGGTGTAGGCTACTTTTAACGAAACAAGGTTCATGTGAAACTATTCCTGATCAGCAGCTTTAAAAAGGTGCTTTCCAAAATACTCGTAAAGTAAGCTACAAAGCAgaccatctatctatctatctatctatctatctatctatctatctatctctaacTATATCCACATTTGTTATTTCAGCAATGAGGGTCACATTTCTTTTTGCCATTATTGTGTGCATGTTATTATATGTGTACATAATCAAATAAAGTTACaaaatcaatctatctatctgtctgtctgtccgtccgtctattCGTCTATCTATCTGCAAACTCTGCTCATTATactttgtgtatttgtgtcaCAATTCCTAGCGCCCATGCAAAAAGTGGAAGGAAGCTGCACTTGAATTGAATTCTGGGCTGTCACTGCAACCACAAATGAACTTCTCATGTAAATGGAAAGCAAAATGCACAGCGGTTCTTCCCAAAGTCTGATAAAAGTGTTGCTGTTGACTGGCCAATGCCTCACCACCACAGGGCTTTTGGACATATTGTATCACCCCTTCTGTGGCAAAAGAGGGTTTTCAAGTGGCACTCCACCTGGCAGCTGCGCACACAGGCTCTTGTAACACTCATAAATTACAAAGTAGCAAATTTGTTATTTCGCCCACAAAATCACTGATGCTTCAGCTGTATAAAGCAATGGGTGTTTTATTCAGTATTCTGCATTAACATTCAAACATCAAGAAAGACAGACTGGCCGctttatttattactattatttgaatttaaaaacagtgtttttaaaaaagcccTGGGGTTCAAAAGCAATTATCCTATTCACATACATAAACTATAACATATATGACATAAATAGAtatatgcaaagaaaaaaaaaacattttggatcaGTGGACTGACAAACAAGGGTTGGTGTAAGTTAAAAGATTTTGTCATTCAGTGACCTCACTGGGACAGAACAAAATATTACAGTTGAGCAATTAAACAGACACGGCGAAAAATCAGACACCGGCCGGGGTAAACAGTTTGTGAAATGCAGATGAAAGGTCTGCCACATGATGCTCCCTCATGTCTCCATTTGGTTAAAACTGAACTGATCTCATAGCAGGGTGACTtaataatatgataaaaaaaaataataaaaataagtaaataaaaaattgggtaacactttattttacagtgtcatttttacatgttacatgtacactgtaaactctaacgctcaaaataattaattggtttgagtaggacaaacttaaattagttcagtcaaattaactttaatgagtatttagcactttctttttctttcaagttcacagaactgataaaatttaagtgaactgaactgtttcattgttttgatttttatgaacttatttcttttaatttagacaaacttttTTCGATTTCGATATcgatttcccagcatgctttgcccatggcactcgaaagggagagtaaaattaagtgttataatgttttttgtgctagattaatgttaagtgggagatttagtagtgattaatattttgttatgttaatttagaagagtttctgttaatgtgggtttttacCATCAAGTGgtgcatgcggcttggtttgagagcaagtataTGTTAAATGCTATACATTGCTGTATTCATTCAGCatgtgctataccatgctattgttaacatgttagcaagttagcattttctgaattagcttgttatataGCTAGCTAgttttacactaataaaaatatttacactggggttacatgataattttaagttgaaTGTAtgagtgtactcaaacatttcaagaacgatgaaaatgtatgagtacaaattaaaaatctgccagttctgcttacttaaactttgaatttcttagcttaaacattttttgagttttgccaacttatttgggtttacagtgtagttactgtaaattatgcataattacatgcaactaaccctacaACAAACCTAATCCTAACCATAACCCTagagtaagtacatgtagttaattaatattacacagtacttaaatgtatagttatatatatatattattaatgtataattacactgtaacaaggacaccttaaaataaagtgtaaccaaaaactGTAACCCATTCTGGGcttaaaattgcattttcagTGAGCAATAAAGGATCTGTTTACACAGATGTTCATGCAATCAGAATTAACcctaatgtaattaatttttacttgtattaaaataatataaaggcCTCTCTTAAAATGTTCTCTAGaattgtaaaattatattttgcattgaTCACTCAGTTAATTTTGAAAACCtacattaataacatttaaatgttaactCTCGGCTCCATCAAACTCTCCTGAAAGGTCAGAGACCTCTACACACCCTTTCaagagaaattatattttttgatgTTCTCAGCGTGGATATTCtacaatatataaacaatatatcgACATTTTATCACAGGCTAGCAATGTAACCAGGATGTATGCAAATATGTAGAAAACAGATGGTCAAACAATATAGGTCAACATTTTTAGCTTTCAGTACTGACAGGTGTCAAAATCTTgtgtaaaatatttctttcGATTTGACATTATAATGCTATATAGCCTACATTCAACATGTTAATATTGATTTTAAGTTATTGTTTTGATTAACTCACACATAGTTCTCTCAATAAACATAAaaagcttttttcttttaaacagtTAACCATACGTGTGCTAAACTGACCATAAACATGCCCAAACATGTCTCGAGTTTTTCCACATTTAGACGtttttttatttacctttttcaTCGCTGACAGTCGATATAAACCCATGTTAGGAGCTGAATAATTATcataaatgtaattcatttgttttgaaGGATAACGCGTTGTCAAACATCGTGCGTTTCTAGAAGATTTTACGCAGCCGAGCAACCAGGAAGAAGATCACTGCATGGCATCTCCATAATCATGAAAACTGCTTTTAGAAGCGCCAAACACCATATAAGTTTCGTCTTCTCTTGCAGAGAGCGTTTGGGGAGAATCCGGAGCGTTTTTACACCGAAAGCGCCTAAATTTGAAAATCTTGGCACTGCGCACTGGACTGTTTCCTCCCACCGATCTAACGGATTTCTGCTGCTGCACGACCATGAAAAACATCACAGAGAGTCACCATTTTATCATTCACTGTCTATCATTTTATATTGTGCGAACGTAACAGTCCATGTATCCACGACGCACGAACACTAAAATAAAAGCGCATTGTTTATCCAAGATAATACGGCACATTATACGAATTCGTGGTTAAAACGTGTTCTCGCTCCTGTTTGTAGTCTGGTTTTGAAATGAATGACTTCCACACACCACACgtcaaaatatttgttttagattACTGCGAGAGAAAGCACAGGAATAATGTGCCCACATATGACGCATATTTAGGTTTCACTGTGCATGCGTATTTGTTTCTGTTGGTTCGATATTTATGGGTCAATAACAGGATAAGGATGTCCGAGATTATGGAAAGGATCTTTTAATAATCTAGTTTGAAACACATGTATCAAGTTCTTAGATATATAATCTTTGTATTCATGTTAGTTTCATACCCTTTTCTATAAAAATGGATTTAATGACTCTAAAATTGTCAGCTAGGCTACTAAAATACTGTCTTTGCACCTTTAATACATGTGAGtaaacacaaacatattaatcaatgtaaaacttttttttttttttttcaaatatcatgaattattgAGTCAAGAGGATTTAGCATTATAGGCCTACTCTGTTTGACCTGAACAAGACGTTCCTTGTCATGAAAAGGTCAAAATATCTGAAACATTTCTTCCTGTTTGTTAATAATGCCATAGTGATTTTCAGATATTCATATATTATCACAAAATGGCTTCgttgttaatttttaaataagtaaattttaACAGATTATACTTAGCCTACTCTAACACCCCCACCCTCAAAGGCTTTTAAtggcacttttttttaacaatctcCGGAGAGTTACACCGCCAGTTATTAATTTTTAACACCTTACAAATAAAccctataaataaaaatattaaaatgacttttattttagaGATTAAAAACATGTCTATTATAGCTAATCCTTACAGAAACACAATGAGCGTAACGTATTTCACCCAATGCAGTAGCTATTTGAAAAGGTGATGGAAATGTATAGCTAATTCTCCTCAAATGAATTATAGAGCCATAAAATGGAGgttataataattttgtttcgcTTTTTCGCTACAATGAAAGCTAAATCTGATAATTGTCAACTGTGAGGCTTTCTGTTTACAAAGGGAACGGCAGACAACTGGTGTTCTATAACTAGCTAATACGCTAAAATACATAGAACTCTGCCACCGCTAACGTGTCACAGCGTTTTATTTAGCCTGCTTTAAACATTCGACAACATCAAACAGTTTCAAATCCATATTTTTAATACAGTCTCATAAATGTTTTCTAGGCCTACCCGTATTTCAGTGACACGAGGCCAGAGTTAAACACGCAACGTCATGAAAACATAGGCTACTGAAACCGTTTAACAGGGTTCTTTGGTTATTTTGcaggtttttaatattttccatGCGACAAAATACATCTTTCACAGTTAAAAAGGCATTAATTACAAGGAAAAGTGCAAATTTAATGTCATAAAactaaacacaacaaaaatcagAGCAGTCAGGGGTTGTTAAAGTGGATTTTGACCATTATAGTGCAATTACTTCAATAAAAGGAGATCTGTTTCTTTGAACATATCAATTAATGTAGATtatatttttcttgttataAAACAGGACATATAGAAGGACATACAGAAGGCTTTTAAAGTTAGTGAAAGAAATGATCTACAAATCTAAAATGGAGGCTTAGGTGACCTGAAAAATACCtcattgaaaaaaacaaaaaacaaaagacaaaaacaaaatccatTTATCCAGTTGAAATTGGGGGCCATGTGAATTACATACAAAGTCAAATGTTAATTGTTCTTCACAAAAAGACAAGCCCCTGAGCCCAATATTTTACATTGCAATAAGAGGTAGTTGGCTGAATTTTCCGCCATGCGACAAATCGCAGCATTTCACGCTACCTCTGTTACACAACAAAACACGCAGGGCCATAATCATAATCTCTAGCTGGATTGTGAAGGCGCAATGTTCTCTAACCACTCCacagttttatattttctgtgcAATGACGCCAAGTCAAGAGGCGTCTGGCCTTTTGCATTACGCAGAAAAGGCTGCGTATTGCAGCAAGATACGAGATACTGCACGACATCCAGGCATCCTTCTTGCGCCGCCAGATGCAGAGGCAGATTGCCCTTGTTGTCAAGAAGATTGACATCAGCACCATTCTGCGCGAGCACCTGTAGAGTGTCCAGATATCCGTCACGCGCGGCGTCGTGACTGACGGTCAGTCCTAGGATGGGGTCGCGCACGTTTGGGTCGGCGCCTGCTCGAAGCAGCGTCTCTGCAATGCGCGGGCAGCCAAGTTTCATCACCTGAGATACAACCAAAAGAGAACACGTGTTAATGTGCTAagaaataattaattacaaaaataaccttttttagCGAAAgtgtgcatttttaattaagcaTTATGAGTGgattatttaaacttttaaaatgtaaaaaggtaaaaatgtatataaatgcaTAAGGCAATAGTGTATTTTAGGTCAAATTTTCAACATCTTTTAAATATGGACATgcctatacatatatatatgatagTTCTGAGAACCTGTTATTTCTCAGAAGAGGCTTCATTATTGCTATCATGCAAATAAAGAAATCGAAGAGAGGATTTGCTATCGTTTACAAGAATAACCACGACTTCAAAACCTACGATATAAAAAATgggtaatactttattttgcagtgtccttcttacatatgttacatgtagttactatagtaattactataaattgtatataattacatgcaacttaCCCCAAACcacaccctaatcctaaccctacaGTAAGCACATGTAGTTAAACTCTTATTACtcagtaataaatgtataattacactgtaacagacatcttaaagtgtaaccaaaaatgtttaatagaAAACAGAATTTTAAGCACAAAATTATGACTCTATGATCTCTGATGATAACATATATGAAGTTATGAAATGATGTCATGGACCTAATCGACAAAAAGACCCAGAAACAAATGTACATACTATGAATTATGTTTATGGAAATTTTACGAGGAAGTTCACCAGTACATCACACCAGTATTTTAATATTGGTAATGCTATTTCAAACGATTTTTAAACCCTCATTCTTGGATAATTATTAcacatgtgtattttttttttttttacctcatatTAATTAAGAGACCACATGTAATGTTTAGTATTTTATAAATTCATTTGTCACATCACAGAACCATTTGAAATGACCTAGTAGAGGTAAAAGTTTAtagtacaataaaaaaataaaagtagtgACCAGTCACATCacttaaaatgtacatttttccttattcattcatataattttttaacatGAAATCGTTCACGAATATTTTATGTGTCatctataaatataaatatatgccaCATATGCATAGGCAGAAATTGGCATATGCTAGGGCTACCAGTATCGAGGATGGGGATTACCCTTCAGAATATCACTCATTCTGAAGCTAAGAGAATATATTATGTGAATATGACACTAGAACATGAGTAATATCAAACTATTTCATGTTTACCGAAATTAAACAGCTATATTGTGTTTGGTGTAAGTCCAGACGGCCTTCTCATTAgcagaacattttatttataactcaaataacaatttaaaaagtaCAAACAGCCTCTCGAGGCTTAtatgattttaatatataatatatgattttGATTTACTTAATTCTAGAGATTTATCTTACCCcattaaagtaaataataaacataagcATCTACAATCACTTCCGGCCTTAACATTGAAACTccattatcatttaaatttgTTGTTACACTTACGTTGTATAAAAACGGCCTACAATATTATCTAAATCTGTAAAAGGTTGCCAAAAAGTATAATGCCACATTTTCTTGCTCGTGATCTGACTGGTGTAATAAAACACACAATTCAGTACACACAATAAATGCTTTATGTAAAAGATAACGAGTGCCATTAATTTGTTGgcataataaaatatagatCATTTTCAACAGGTGCGTAGGGCTACTTGTTGGTttgcaggtaaaaaaaaaacacaggttTATTTAGAAGCAAGTTAACCAGGCCACTGCTCATGGTGACTACAAGAAGGAAAAGGACAAATTGTTTTCGTGAGGCTGATGtaatatgctttataaacaccgTGTTTAGATATGTAAGTTGTTCATGGAGATGAGAGTCTAACCTGCAATGGTGTCCTGCCGAACTTGTTCTTCTCATTAACGTTCACGTTGCTTTGCAGTATCTGCTCAATTTCCATCAGATTTCCCTGCGCAGCTGCAGTGCTCAGTCCATCTATAGCTGTGTCCTCGGCCATTATATACTGACAAAGGAGGTAGAATATCTCTGATgcttgctttttaaaaaaacgtacGCTGGTTTATATGGAAAAAGTACTACAAAGCTGTAGTAAATAGTCCGATCCTCCAGCCCCCCTAAAAAAATATCCGTTGGAGATGCGCCAAGGTCCACCCACATTAATATCGTCCTACCGAAGCCATCGGAACCAGCGGAGAGAACAGGGATGCCATGCCATCTCTTATCAAATCTATGGGCATTCaagaaacatattaaaaaaacgaaaacaaaacaaacatcctCTTTTATATGATCAATGCGAGAGGTTCCTCTCCGTGTCCATGAATGACATGAAGCTCTGTCGTGGTCTCGGTCCAGATATGATCTCACATTCAAACAGATATGTATAGTCACATGAAAAATGCTCGCATCTGAGAGCCAAACTTCCCTTTCATTAATCCTCTGATATGAACTATATGCAGGTGCATTGGGCTGGAGAAGTGCGATGCGTTCATGGCATTCGCAGATGTTGTCATTTCAAGCCGCCGAACGAGCTCTGAAAACAGATAAACAGAGAGCGAAGACTGTTATTCCGCgaggaaatttttatttagcaTCCAGTGAGTTCGCAAGGATGTGTTGTAAGTTTAATGCATGCTTCCCGCCCATTTTGAATATGAAACGTCAAAAGCAAATCTTCTTTGATGCGTGCACATCAAAGAACGCTGGCATGAGGGTTATCAAAACTGCTTAACTGACACTACTCGCCTACATCGAGCTGACACGCgtaaaaaataatctttaattGGTTTCCAGCCTGCGGTGAAGCGTTTCAAACTGCAGGCGTGAATATGTACAAATGTTCTGTCGTAGTGATTCCTCGCGCACTGAGGTGCAGTTACTCTGTGACGATTCAGCCGATGATGGACGACGTCataatgaatcatttaaaatgaaacattgtaTCCACTACCTGCAGAATGGTTACGTCGCGGGCATCGAGTTATCCTCTCCGAGTGGTTTATGGCCGTTGAATAAGCTGGTTGCAAGACAGCTGACTTTGTCAGAGAGTCTGCCGCTGTTGTTTGACATCACTCCGTTTTTGAAATAAAGGGCCGACACTTCCGCCCACTTTTACTAACAGACGCGGAGCGAGGCGGGATCAACGGTAATGCTGCTGGGGAGAGGCTGAGAGATGCACTTTCTGctaaattttcagttttttccgTGTTAAGCACACATCCTTGAGTTGTAAAGGCTTTCTAGTGTTGGTGTTCCCAGTGTAAGATTTCCCTCTCcataaatgtatgtttgaagTGAAATTCATTCAAGCTATTTATAGGAGGAAAGCCTAAAACAGTGCAAGGTTTATATTAAGTCATGTGAACTGCCGAGATGCTACCCTCCAGCAAACcataagtgatttttttttctgaaaatggcCAGTTTGTCAATATTTGACCATCCTATCGTCTTGTTTATTCATTGGAATGAATGCATCTACAGCACAGCAATAGCTAATGTTTACATTGACACTACTAcacagtaatattattatactAACACATATTGCTACATCCCTGCTTAAAAATAAGACTATTAAACTAGGCTATGCTGTTTTCTGGTGTTATAGAGGGGTTCTTGGCACTCTTTTGTGGGCTTGGCTGTGAGACTagctaagaccagcaaaccaacTTAAACTGGAttatttatttaggctattCACCcctagtttcacagacaaggcttaagctagttcCAGACTAaactgcatgtttgagctgttttaactgaaagcaacttgtactgacataggctatcttaaaatatgtcagtgccattgttttgtctcaagattcacaccagtaatgttatttttttcttttccattttttttctagtgtacatttataaaagctactgaaatatcctaattgaactaaggtgtAATCCTGGTTTacgctaagccctgtctgtgaaaccgggccttattAGTGTTTGTATGGTGTTACCTGATTTAAGATGGTCTAACTGTTTTTCTAGTCTGGCCAAGATGGTGCTCAGCTGGTTGACAAGCTTATCTTTTAAGCCTGACCCACTGAAAATCGCTCTTAAACTCTatccccagtttcacagacaaggcttaagctagtcctagactaaaatggatatttgagctgttttaactgaaagcaacttgtactgacatatcttaaaatatgtcagtgtcattgttttgtctcaaggtgcacatcagtaatgtttttttctagtgtacgtttataaaagatacataaatatcttaat contains:
- the cdkn2c gene encoding cyclin-dependent kinase 4 inhibitor C yields the protein MAEDTAIDGLSTAAAQGNLMEIEQILQSNVNVNEKNKFGRTPLQVMKLGCPRIAETLLRAGADPNVRDPILGLTVSHDAARDGYLDTLQVLAQNGADVNLLDNKGNLPLHLAAQEGCLDVVQYLVSCCNTQPFLRNAKGQTPLDLASLHRKYKTVEWLENIAPSQSS